The DNA region CGACCCCTAGAGCCAGGAGCAGCGCCGCCCCCAGGGTGGTCAAGAGCCTCATCCTGAGGGAGGACAGGACCCCCTCGAACCGGTTCCTCTCCAGCGACACCCTGACCACCGTTGGCCCCCCGGGCAGCTCCACCCGCCGGGCCTCGTAGAGGTACTCAACCCCGGTGGTGTCGCTTCGCCTAACCGAGTAGCCCTCCCCGGCCTCGAAGGCCCTACGAACCTCCGGCCTGGTCAGGTGGTTCTCCAGGGACGGAAGCCCCTCGAGGGGCACCTGGCTATCCCACAGGACCCGTCCATCCCGGTCTATCACGGTGCACCTTACCCCCGTGTCGGAGGCCCAATGTCCCAGGACCCGATCCAGACTCTCTGGTTCGGTGCCGCTCAGCCTGACCAGCGCTCCGGCGGATGCGCTCAGGGCCGACAGGTTGGACCGGGTCTCATCCTCCAGGTGGCCCCGGGTGTCCTTCAGGGCGAAGATCCACCATAGGGCAACCAGGGTCACCAGGGGGAGCGCCAGGAGCAGGGTCACCTGGCCCCTTATGGACCTGAGCACCTAGGACACCTCCATGACCCGGTAGCCCCTGCCCCGGACGGTCTTTATGGTAACCCGGGCACCTGCCTCCTCAAGCTTTCGCCTCAGGCGGAACACGTTTACGTCCACGGTCCTGCTGTCGCTCCCCACGTGCCCCCAGATCTTGCCCAGGATCTCCTCCTTGCTCACCAGCCTCCCCCGGCCGGACATGAGCACCTCCAGGAGCCGGTGCTCCGTGGGGGAGAGGTCCAGGGGTCGCCCGTCCACCAGCACGTCCCCCTGGGGCTCCAACGTCAGGTTCCCCATGGATATCTGGACCTCACCCCCCTGGGGGGAGTCGGAGCGCCTCAGGTGGGCCCTCACCCGGGCCATCAGCTCCGGGATGGAGAAGGGCTTCCGGACGTAGTCGTCCGCCCCCGCCTCCAGCCCCGCCACCGCATCCCGCTCGTCCCGCCGGGCGGTAAGCATTATCACCGGCACGTGCCTAAGCTCCTGCTCCTCCCGGATCCTACGGCAGACTTCCCATCCGTCCATCTTGGGCAGCATCAGATCCAGAATTATCAAGTCCGGCACGGCGGTAAGCGCCAGGTCCACCGCTTGGTCTCCGTCCGCGGCACACATGACCGTGTACCCCTGGCGGCGAAACGCCTCGGAGAGGATCTCCCTTATGCCCTCCTCGTCTTCCACCACTAGTATCCTCCATCTCATGACCTATCACCCAGGGGGCGACGAAACTGGGAGGCCTTGACCCGCCGGCCGGTGATCATGAACATGATGTGCTCCCCCAGGTTGGTGGCGTGGTCCCCCGCCCGCTCCAGAACCCGGGCCACCTCCCCCAGGGCCGAGGCCTGGGCGATGGTGGCGGGCCGGTCGATCATTATCATCAGCAGCTCCCGCTCCACCCGGTCCTGCAGGTCGTCCACCTGGTCGTCCATGGCGCACAGCTCCCTGGCCAGGTCCTCGTCCCCGTTGAGGTAGGCCTTCACCGCCAGGTCTAGCATGGCGCACACCCTATCCCCCATGAGGGGGATGTCCATCAGGGGCTTTATGGGCTCCTGGTCCATCAGCCGAAGGGCCCGCTTGGCCACGCTTACACCCAGGTCCGCGATCCTCTCCAGGTCCACCGCCATGTGGATGGCACAGGAGATGGCCCGAAGGTCCGCCCCCAGTGGCTGGTACCGGGCCATGAACTCCAGACAACTCATGTCCAGCCACCCGGCCAGCTGATCTGCCTCGTCATCGGACTCAATTACCCGCCGGGCCTCACTCCGATCCCGTTTAACCAGTGCGGCCACCCCGCCCCGGATGGACGCCTCCGCCATGGCCCCTAGCCGCATCATCCCGGACCTTATCTCCCCCAGGTCCTGGTCCATGTGCTTTCTTATGTTCAAAGGCTCCATTGAAGACCAACCCCCATCATCCAAATCGGCCGGTTATGTAGGCCTCGGTCCTAGGGTCCCTGGGGGATGTGAAGATCTCCCTGGTGGGTCCCTCTTCCACCAGCTCACCCATGAGGAAGAAAGCAGTCCTATCAGACACCCTGGCGGCCTGCTGCATGTTGTGGGTCACTATTATCACAGTGTAACTCTTCTTGAGCTCCCTAACCAGCTCCTCCACCTTGGCGGTTCCCATGGGATCCAAGGCAGAAGTGGGTTCATCCATCAGCAGTACCTCTGGTTCGACAGCTATGGCCCGAGCGATACAGAGCCGCTGTTGCTGTCCCCCCGACAGGTTCATGGCGGACGACTCCAGCTTGTCCTTCACCTCGTCCCACAGGGCCGCACCCCGCAAGCTCCGCTCGACGATCTCGTCCAGCACCCGTCGGTCCTTCACGCCGTGGAGCCTTGGGCCGTAGGCCACGTTCTCCCATATGGAGAAGGGGAACGGGTTGGGTCGCTGGAACACCATCCCCACCCGCCGGCGGAGGGAGATCACGTCCGTCTGGGGGCCGTAGACGTCCTGCCCGTCGATGAGCACCTGCCCCTCCACCCTCACCTCCTCTATGAAGTCGTTCATCCGATTTATGCATCGCAGGAACGTGCTCTTCCCGCACCCGGATGGGCCTATCAGGGCCATCACGGACCTCTCGGGCACCGATAGGTTCACGTTCCTCACCGCCGGAACCGACCCGTAGTACAGGGTCAGTCCCTTGGAGACCACCTTGGATTCCTCCATCTGACACATCTCTCCCTATGTGTATGTTCTATTGTGTATGTTCTATCAAGCCCTGCCGGAGCGTCTGAGCCGGGACCGCCAGGCTATCCCCGTCAGAGACAGCAGGAACACGGTTCCCACCAGGACCAACGATGTGCCGTACTGTATGGGCCTGGTGGCGTCAATGTTGGTTCCAGCGGTGGCCAGCACGTATATGTGGTAAGGTAGGGCCATGACGGATTCGAAGGGGCTCTTGGCAAAGTTGGGAGTGAAGAAAACCGCTCCGGTGAACATTATGGGCGCCGTCTCCCCCGCCACCCTGCCTAGCCCCAGGATGGCCCCGGTCATTATGGAGGGCATGGCGGTGGGGAGCACCACCTTCCTTATAGTCTGCCATCGGGTGGCTCCCATGGCAAAAGAAGCGTCCCTGAGGTCCTTGGGGACGTTCAGGAGGGCGGTCTCCGCGGCGGTTACAACCACCGGCAGAACCAGGCAAGCCAGCGTTAGGGAGGCGCTCAGCATGCTGGCCCCCAGCCCCAGGAAGATGCAGAAGAACGACAGGCCGAAGAGGCCGAATACCACCGACGGCACCCCCGCCAGGCTCCTGATGGCAAGCCTCACCGCGGAGGCCACCGGCCCCTTGGGGGCGTACTCGGTTAGGTACACCGCGGTGGCTACACCTATGGGGAGGGCGAAGGCCATGGACAGCAACATGAGTTGGATCGTACCAACCAGTGGAGTGGCTATGCCTCCCTGGGTCATGCCGGATCGGGGCATCTGGGTGAGGAAATCCCATGTGATGGCGGAGCTCCCGTTCACCCACAGGAAGCCCAATATGGCCAGCAGCGCCCCCAGGGTCAGAAGGGCTAGAGCCCAAAGGCACCAACTGGCCAGCCGGTCCTTGACTAGCCGGATCTTCACGCTCGCCTCCTCCTCTCCAGGGCCATAACCGCCAGGTTGAGCCCCATTGTGGCCAGTAGCAGCATCAGCCCCATGAAGAACAGGGCGTGATAGTGGGAGGACCCCACCGGAGTCTCCCCCATCTCCGCCGCGATGGCGGAAGTGAGGGGCCTCACCGGGTCGACCAGTGACTCGGGCACGATGGCGGCCCCCCCAGCGGCCATGAGAACCACCATGGTCTCCCCCAGGGCCCGCATAACCCCGAGGATGCAGGCGCTCCCTATACCCCTGGCCGCGTATGGGACCACCACCCGAAATGTGGTCTCCAGTCGGGTGGCACCCAGGGCGTAGGAGCCGTCCCGAACCTCCTTGGGCACCGATGATAGGGAGTCCTCCGCCAGAGAAGCCACCGTGGGGAGCATCAGGATCCCCAAAAGGAACGAGGCGTTGAGCATGTTGAGCCCCGTCAGCACCCCGAACCTCTCCTGCAGGTGCGGGGCTATCACCACCATCCCGATGAACCCAAGAACCACCGACGGAAGGAACCCCATCACCTCCACCGCGGGCTTTATGATTTCCCGGAGGCCCCGGGGACAAACCTCCGATAGAAAGATCCCAAGTCCCACGCTGAAAGGCAACGACATAAGGGCCGAAAGGCCCGTCACCGCCAGGGAGCCCACCCACAGGGGAAGCATGCCGAACTTGGGCTCCTCTTGGCTGGGATACCAATACGGTCCAGTAAGCATCTCCATCAGGGAGGCATCCCGAAGCACCGGTAGGCTCTCCTTGACGAGGAACACCAGTATGGCTCCGACAACTATTATCCCCGTGAAGGCCACCCCGGCTACCAATGTCCGGGGGAGCCGGTCTCCTCGCATGGCGTCCACGACCGTAACCCCCTCAGAAAAGGGGGCCCCGTTGGGCCCCCCTACAGATAAGCTAGATACCTCACCTCTCGATTCCATCGAGGCGTTCCTCCCTTAGGGCTTCAGGGTCACGAAGCCCTCCTTGGCCACGTAGCGCTGGCCGTTGGGCCCCTTCATGAAGTCTATGAAGGCCTTGACCTCCCCCTTGGGCTCCCCGTTGGTGTACATGTAGAGCTCCCGGGCGGTGGGGAACTTGCCGTTTCGTGCAGTGGTGGGTGTTCCGTCAACCCCATTTATCTTGAGGGGCTTCACGAACCGCTGATCCACGTAGCCGATCCCGTCGTAGCCTATGGCCAGGGGGTTCTTGGCCACCGTCTGGATCATGGCCCCCGAGGAGGCCACCGTCAGGGCCCGGGGGCTCACCGGCTCCTT from Thermanaerovibrio acidaminovorans DSM 6589 includes:
- a CDS encoding response regulator transcription factor, which gives rise to MEDEEGIREILSEAFRRQGYTVMCAADGDQAVDLALTAVPDLIILDLMLPKMDGWEVCRRIREEQELRHVPVIMLTARRDERDAVAGLEAGADDYVRKPFSIPELMARVRAHLRRSDSPQGGEVQISMGNLTLEPQGDVLVDGRPLDLSPTEHRLLEVLMSGRGRLVSKEEILGKIWGHVGSDSRTVDVNVFRLRRKLEEAGARVTIKTVRGRGYRVMEVS
- the phoU gene encoding phosphate signaling complex protein PhoU — protein: MEPLNIRKHMDQDLGEIRSGMMRLGAMAEASIRGGVAALVKRDRSEARRVIESDDEADQLAGWLDMSCLEFMARYQPLGADLRAISCAIHMAVDLERIADLGVSVAKRALRLMDQEPIKPLMDIPLMGDRVCAMLDLAVKAYLNGDEDLARELCAMDDQVDDLQDRVERELLMIMIDRPATIAQASALGEVARVLERAGDHATNLGEHIMFMITGRRVKASQFRRPLGDRS
- the pstB gene encoding phosphate ABC transporter ATP-binding protein PstB, which produces MCQMEESKVVSKGLTLYYGSVPAVRNVNLSVPERSVMALIGPSGCGKSTFLRCINRMNDFIEEVRVEGQVLIDGQDVYGPQTDVISLRRRVGMVFQRPNPFPFSIWENVAYGPRLHGVKDRRVLDEIVERSLRGAALWDEVKDKLESSAMNLSGGQQQRLCIARAIAVEPEVLLMDEPTSALDPMGTAKVEELVRELKKSYTVIIVTHNMQQAARVSDRTAFFLMGELVEEGPTREIFTSPRDPRTEAYITGRFG
- the pstA gene encoding phosphate ABC transporter permease PstA; translation: MKIRLVKDRLASWCLWALALLTLGALLAILGFLWVNGSSAITWDFLTQMPRSGMTQGGIATPLVGTIQLMLLSMAFALPIGVATAVYLTEYAPKGPVASAVRLAIRSLAGVPSVVFGLFGLSFFCIFLGLGASMLSASLTLACLVLPVVVTAAETALLNVPKDLRDASFAMGATRWQTIRKVVLPTAMPSIMTGAILGLGRVAGETAPIMFTGAVFFTPNFAKSPFESVMALPYHIYVLATAGTNIDATRPIQYGTSLVLVGTVFLLSLTGIAWRSRLRRSGRA
- the pstC gene encoding phosphate ABC transporter permease subunit PstC: MRGDRLPRTLVAGVAFTGIIVVGAILVFLVKESLPVLRDASLMEMLTGPYWYPSQEEPKFGMLPLWVGSLAVTGLSALMSLPFSVGLGIFLSEVCPRGLREIIKPAVEVMGFLPSVVLGFIGMVVIAPHLQERFGVLTGLNMLNASFLLGILMLPTVASLAEDSLSSVPKEVRDGSYALGATRLETTFRVVVPYAARGIGSACILGVMRALGETMVVLMAAGGAAIVPESLVDPVRPLTSAIAAEMGETPVGSSHYHALFFMGLMLLLATMGLNLAVMALERRRRA